One window of the Candidatus Methylomirabilota bacterium genome contains the following:
- a CDS encoding Uma2 family endonuclease — protein sequence MKQAERPVVRRWTRREYARLIDHGFLDEDDPIELLDGLLLVKEPQASPHRTAVLLAAKAVERAFGEGWFVQTQSPITLDDRSEPEPDVCVVRGSPRDYVDAHPTRPALVVEVAHSGSRLARGRKAAAYARARIVDYWIVNLVDRVLEVHREPARPGPARRHWGYAAIETLGADATVTPLAAPSAGIRVADLLP from the coding sequence GTGGTGCGTCGCTGGACCCGCCGCGAGTACGCGCGGCTGATCGACCACGGCTTCCTCGACGAGGACGACCCGATCGAGCTGCTCGACGGGTTGCTGCTCGTGAAGGAGCCGCAGGCGAGCCCGCACCGGACGGCGGTGCTGCTCGCGGCGAAGGCGGTGGAGCGGGCGTTCGGCGAGGGCTGGTTCGTCCAGACGCAGAGCCCGATCACCCTCGACGACCGGTCCGAGCCGGAGCCGGACGTCTGCGTCGTCCGTGGCTCGCCGCGTGATTACGTCGATGCGCATCCGACGCGCCCGGCGCTCGTCGTCGAGGTCGCTCACTCGGGCTCGCGCCTCGCCCGAGGGCGGAAGGCCGCGGCCTATGCGCGCGCGCGGATCGTGGATTACTGGATCGTCAACCTCGTCGATCGCGTGCTCGAAGTCCACCGCGAGCCGGCGAGACCAGGTCCGGCTCGGCGGCACTGGGGCTACGCGGCGATCGAGACGCTCGGCGCCGACGCCACGGTCACCCCGCTCGCCGCGCCCTCCGCCGGCATCCGCGTCGCCGATCTCCTGCCGTAG
- a CDS encoding BrnA antitoxin family protein: MKKQYDFRYGRRGAVLRTPSGKTRITIRIDDDVLQWFRDQVHKAGGGSYQALINQALRSVAQSTEQNLEGTLRRVLREELPRYGVRRKASP, encoded by the coding sequence ATGAAGAAGCAGTACGATTTTAGGTACGGTCGTCGCGGTGCCGTTCTTCGCACCCCGTCCGGCAAGACGCGAATCACCATCAGGATCGACGACGACGTCCTTCAGTGGTTTAGGGATCAGGTTCACAAGGCCGGAGGGGGGAGCTATCAGGCCCTCATCAACCAAGCTTTGCGCAGCGTCGCGCAGTCGACCGAACAGAATCTCGAAGGTACCCTGCGTCGTGTGTTGCGTGAGGAGTTACCCCGGTACGGGGTCCGACGGAAGGCCAGTCCATGA
- a CDS encoding BrnT family toxin, translating to MELEWDPQKAIDNLRKHGVDFADAGTALHDEQAITISDETSDDEDRFVTLGMDALGRILVVAYTCRDDRPR from the coding sequence GTGGAGCTCGAATGGGATCCCCAGAAGGCAATCGACAATCTGCGCAAGCACGGCGTCGACTTCGCGGACGCCGGAACCGCGCTTCACGATGAGCAGGCGATCACCATTTCCGATGAGACTTCGGACGACGAGGATCGGTTCGTCACGCTCGGGATGGACGCGCTTGGCCGGATTCTCGTGGTCGCATACACGTGCCGCGACGACCGTCCGCGATGA